A portion of the Sus scrofa isolate TJ Tabasco breed Duroc chromosome 5, Sscrofa11.1, whole genome shotgun sequence genome contains these proteins:
- the MYL6B gene encoding myosin light chain 6B: protein MPPKKDVPVPVKKPVGPPNPKPAAPAAKPAAGAPPAKPPPASASAPAPAPAPAPAVPSASAKIQEPPVDLSKVVIEFNKDQLEEFKEAFELFDRVGDGKILFGQCGDVMRALGQNPTNAEVLRVLGYPKSDELKTRRIDFETFLPMLQAVAKIQGQGTYQDYLEGLRVFDKEGNGKVMGAELRHVLTTLGERMTEEEVETVLAGHEDSNGCINYEAFLKHILSV, encoded by the exons ATGCCTCCCAAGAAGGATGTTCCCGTTCCCGTGAAGAAACCAGTGGGGCCCCCTAACCCCAAGCCTGCTGCGCCTGCTGCCAAGCCAGCAGCAGGGGCCCCTCCAGCCAAGCCACCACCAGCGTCAGCGTCAGCgccagcaccagcaccagcaccagcaccagctGTCCCTTCAGCCTCTGCGAAGATCCAGGAGCCCCCCGTCGATCTCTCCAAAGTGGTG ATCGAGTTTAACAAGGACCAGCTGGAGG AGTTCAAGGAAGCCTTCGAGCTGTTTGACCGAGTAGGGGATGGCAAGATCCTGTTCGGCCAGTGTGGGGACGTGATGAGGGCCCTGGGCCAGAACCCCACCAACGCCGAGGTGCTCAGAGTCCTGGGGTACCCCAAGAGTGATG AGCTGAAGACCCGACGTATAGACTTTGAGACTTTCCTGCCCATGCTCCAGGCAGTGGCCAAGATCCAGGGGCAAGGCACATACCAGGACTACCTGGAGGGGCTTCGCGTGTTTGACAAAGAGGGGAACGGCAAAGTCATGGGAGCAGAGCTCAGACATGTCCTCACTACCCTGG GAGAGAGGATGACTGAAGAGGAGGTGGAGACAGTTCTGGCAGGACATGAGGACAGCAACGGCTGCATCAACTATGAAG ccTTCCTGAAGCACATCCTGAGCGTCTGA
- the MYL6 gene encoding myosin light polypeptide 6, producing the protein MCDFTEDQTAEFKEAFQLFDRTGDGKILYSQCGDVMRALGQNPTNAEVLKVLGNPKSDEMNVKVLDFEHFLPMLQTVAKNKDQGTYEDYVEGLRVFDKEGNGTVMGAEIRHVLVTLGEKMTEEEVEMLVAGHEDSNGCINYEAFVRHILSG; encoded by the exons ATG TGTGACTTCACCGAGGACCAGACCGCAG AGTTCAAGGAGGCCTTCCAGCTGTTTGACCGAACAGGGGATGGCAAGATCCTGTACAGCCAGTGTGGGGACGTGATGAGGGCCCTGGGCCAGAACCCCACCAACGCCGAGGTGCTCAAGGTCCTGGGGAACCCCAAGAGTGATG AGATGAACGTGAAGGTGCTGGACTTCGAGCACTTCCTGCCCATGCTGCAGACTGTGGCCAAGAACAAGGACCAGGGCACCTACGAGGACTATGTCGAAGGCCTGCGGGTGTTCGACAAGGAGGGCAACGGCACCGTCATGGGTGCGGAGATCCGGCATGTTCTTGTCACACTGG GTGAGAAGATGACAGAGGAAGAAGTAGAGATGCTGGTGGCAGGGCATGAGGACAGCAATGGTTGTATCAACTATGAAG CGTTTGTGAGGCATATCCTGTCGGGGTGA
- the MYL6 gene encoding myosin light polypeptide 6 isoform X3: MCDFTEDQTAEFKEAFQLFDRTGDGKILYSQCGDVMRALGQNPTNAEVLKVLGNPKSDEMNVKVLDFEHFLPMLQTVAKNKDQGTYEDYVEGLRVFDKEGNGTVMGAEIRHVLVTLGEKMTEEEVEMLVAGHEDSNGCINYEELVRMVLNG, encoded by the exons ATG TGTGACTTCACCGAGGACCAGACCGCAG AGTTCAAGGAGGCCTTCCAGCTGTTTGACCGAACAGGGGATGGCAAGATCCTGTACAGCCAGTGTGGGGACGTGATGAGGGCCCTGGGCCAGAACCCCACCAACGCCGAGGTGCTCAAGGTCCTGGGGAACCCCAAGAGTGATG AGATGAACGTGAAGGTGCTGGACTTCGAGCACTTCCTGCCCATGCTGCAGACTGTGGCCAAGAACAAGGACCAGGGCACCTACGAGGACTATGTCGAAGGCCTGCGGGTGTTCGACAAGGAGGGCAACGGCACCGTCATGGGTGCGGAGATCCGGCATGTTCTTGTCACACTGG GTGAGAAGATGACAGAGGAAGAAGTAGAGATGCTGGTGGCAGGGCATGAGGACAGCAATGGTTGTATCAACTATGAAG AGCTTGTCCGCATGGTGCTGAATGGCTGA
- the MYL6 gene encoding myosin light polypeptide 6 isoform X1 — translation MCDFTEDQTAEFKEAFQLFDRTGDGKILYSQCGDVMRALGQNPTNAEVLKVLGNPKSDEMNVKVLDFEHFLPMLQTVAKNKDQGTYEDYVEGLRVFDKEGNGTVMGAEIRHVLVTLGEKMTEEEVEMLVAGHEDSNGCINYEGKGQMEALTNAVAIRGRSGTVFGAFLVPGLGLHKMPGGKGQGLAQPRSGRPGGCGRKGRAPAA, via the exons ATG TGTGACTTCACCGAGGACCAGACCGCAG AGTTCAAGGAGGCCTTCCAGCTGTTTGACCGAACAGGGGATGGCAAGATCCTGTACAGCCAGTGTGGGGACGTGATGAGGGCCCTGGGCCAGAACCCCACCAACGCCGAGGTGCTCAAGGTCCTGGGGAACCCCAAGAGTGATG AGATGAACGTGAAGGTGCTGGACTTCGAGCACTTCCTGCCCATGCTGCAGACTGTGGCCAAGAACAAGGACCAGGGCACCTACGAGGACTATGTCGAAGGCCTGCGGGTGTTCGACAAGGAGGGCAACGGCACCGTCATGGGTGCGGAGATCCGGCATGTTCTTGTCACACTGG GTGAGAAGATGACAGAGGAAGAAGTAGAGATGCTGGTGGCAGGGCATGAGGACAGCAATGGTTGTATCAACTATGAAGGTAAGGGACAAATGGAGGCTCTCACAAACGCAGTGGCTATCAGGGGCAGGTCAGGCACAGTGTTTGGGGCTTTCCTTGTCCCTGGGCTTGGGCTGCACAAAATGCCAGGAGGCAaggggcagggcctggcccagcccaggagtgggaggcCTGGGGGGTGTGGCAGGAAAGGAAGGGCTCCTGCGGCTTGA
- the MYL6 gene encoding myosin light polypeptide 6 isoform X2: MRALGQNPTNAEVLKVLGNPKSDEMNVKVLDFEHFLPMLQTVAKNKDQGTYEDYVEGLRVFDKEGNGTVMGAEIRHVLVTLGEKMTEEEVEMLVAGHEDSNGCINYEGKGQMEALTNAVAIRGRSGTVFGAFLVPGLGLHKMPGGKGQGLAQPRSGRPGGCGRKGRAPAA; encoded by the exons ATGAGGGCCCTGGGCCAGAACCCCACCAACGCCGAGGTGCTCAAGGTCCTGGGGAACCCCAAGAGTGATG AGATGAACGTGAAGGTGCTGGACTTCGAGCACTTCCTGCCCATGCTGCAGACTGTGGCCAAGAACAAGGACCAGGGCACCTACGAGGACTATGTCGAAGGCCTGCGGGTGTTCGACAAGGAGGGCAACGGCACCGTCATGGGTGCGGAGATCCGGCATGTTCTTGTCACACTGG GTGAGAAGATGACAGAGGAAGAAGTAGAGATGCTGGTGGCAGGGCATGAGGACAGCAATGGTTGTATCAACTATGAAGGTAAGGGACAAATGGAGGCTCTCACAAACGCAGTGGCTATCAGGGGCAGGTCAGGCACAGTGTTTGGGGCTTTCCTTGTCCCTGGGCTTGGGCTGCACAAAATGCCAGGAGGCAaggggcagggcctggcccagcccaggagtgggaggcCTGGGGGGTGTGGCAGGAAAGGAAGGGCTCCTGCGGCTTGA